A stretch of Brassica rapa cultivar Chiifu-401-42 chromosome A08, CAAS_Brap_v3.01, whole genome shotgun sequence DNA encodes these proteins:
- the LOC103834858 gene encoding deSI-like protein At4g17486 produces MTEVVVHIYDVTNSGSEKTNNTILQINRFFKDGIGLGGIFHSAIQVYGDDEWSFGYCEQGTGVFSCPSTKNPMYTYREKIVLGKTDCTIFMVNQILRELSREWPGHTYDLLSKNCNHFCDVLCDRLGVPKLPGWVNRFAHAGDTALEVAGNTAMRVKQAKTELVSASKVAYRFLSNITSNVTNGSPQRPPGTLSSSENGNLRLQGSWFKGLLNTAKPSTSTEMESKDEDANHGVPNHQRKQSRDSVPIHPTAFG; encoded by the exons ATGACGGAGGTAGTTGTGCACATATACGATGTGACCAACAGTGGATCTGAGAAGACTAACAACACCATTCTCCAGATCAACCGCTTCTTCAAAGACGGCATCGGTCTCGGCGGCATCTTCCACAGCGCCATTCAG GTGTATGGTGATGATGAATGGTCTTTTGGGTACTGTGAACAAGGGACTGGTGTGTTCAGCTGTCCTAGTACCAAGAATCCTATGTACACTTACCGTGAGAAGATTGTTCTCGGGAAGACGGATTGCACTATCTTCATGGTTAATCAGATACTGCGTGAGCTCAGCAGGGAATGGCCTGGACACACGTATGATTTGTTGTCTAAAAACTGCAATCACTTCTGTGATGTTCTCTGTGACAGGCTTGGTGTGCCTAAACTCCCAG GTTGGGTGAATCGCTTTGCTCATGCGGGTGATACAGCCTTGGAAGTTGCAGGAAACACAGCGATGCGG GTAAAGCAAGCCAAAACTGAACTAGTATCAGCTAGTAAAGTGGCTTATCGCTTCCTTTCAAATATTACGTCGAATGTAACCAACGGCTCTCCGCAACGGCCGCCTGGAACCCTCAGCAGTTCAGAGAATGGGAACTTGAGATTGCAAGGTAGTTGGTTCAAAGGGTTACTCAACACTGCCAAACCCTCCACAAGTACAGAGATGGAGAGCAAAGATGAAGATGCAAATCACGGAGTCCCCAATCATCAGAGAAAACAAAGCCGTGACTCTGTACCCATCCACCCTACTGCATTTGGGTAA